Proteins from one Solirubrobacterales bacterium genomic window:
- the rimI gene encoding ribosomal protein S18-alanine N-acetyltransferase, with translation MNAQPQQSFEIRRMNMEDIADALKIEHQSFPTPWSSAMFVLELSKAGSICLAAHDDDVLIGYMIAARYAQVWHIMNVSVDPANRRSGVGSAMIHEMFRIADGDRTHYTLEVRASNLGAIRMYEECGFREAGVRPGYYADNKEDALIMWRSTDSDFVPPNASNPTEWKGHR, from the coding sequence GTGAACGCCCAGCCGCAACAGAGCTTCGAAATTCGTCGGATGAACATGGAGGACATCGCCGACGCCCTGAAGATCGAACACCAGTCTTTCCCGACGCCGTGGTCCTCGGCGATGTTCGTGCTCGAGCTCTCGAAGGCCGGAAGCATCTGCCTTGCCGCTCACGACGACGACGTGCTGATCGGCTACATGATCGCCGCGCGCTACGCACAGGTCTGGCACATCATGAACGTGTCCGTCGATCCGGCGAACCGCCGCAGCGGGGTGGGCAGCGCGATGATCCACGAGATGTTTCGCATCGCCGACGGTGACCGCACTCACTACACGCTCGAGGTGCGCGCGTCAAACCTCGGCGCGATCCGTATGTATGAAGAGTGTGGCTTCCGCGAAGCGGGCGTGCGGCCCGGCTACTACGCCGACAACAAGGAAGACGCGCTGATCATGTGGCGCAGCACCGACAGCGACTTCGTGCCGCCCAACGCGTCCAACCCGACCGAGTGGAAGGGCCATCGATGA
- the tsaD gene encoding tRNA (adenosine(37)-N6)-threonylcarbamoyltransferase complex transferase subunit TsaD: MILAIETSCDDTCAAVVTSKGEVRSNLIASQMEHDRFGGVVPEVASRRHLELLDGVVSAALADAGATLDEIDAIAVTRGPGLIGTLLVGFSYAKALSAAAGKPLIPVDHLQGHVSANFLEPDPFEAPFLCLVASGGHTFLAKVTEREGYEVLGSTVDDAAGEAFDKGARLLGLGYPGGAALDALAKHGNPKAHDFPRSYPGELDFSFSGIKTSLLYRLRALPEGEFENARADFAAGYQAAVVEMLVKRVEKAITVTGINRVAIGGGVAANSQLRDQIRAVATDVKVPPREYCTDNAAMIGAAALNRREGPLSDFAALDAYPSGQPAPS, encoded by the coding sequence ATGATCCTCGCGATCGAAACATCCTGCGACGACACATGCGCCGCGGTTGTGACCAGCAAAGGCGAAGTCAGATCGAACCTGATCGCCTCGCAGATGGAGCACGACCGCTTCGGCGGCGTCGTGCCCGAGGTCGCATCGCGACGGCACCTGGAGTTGCTCGACGGTGTGGTGAGCGCCGCACTCGCCGACGCGGGTGCGACGCTCGATGAAATCGATGCAATCGCCGTGACGCGCGGACCGGGTCTGATCGGAACTCTGCTCGTCGGCTTCTCGTATGCGAAGGCGCTCTCGGCCGCCGCCGGCAAGCCGCTGATTCCGGTCGATCACCTCCAGGGCCACGTCTCGGCCAATTTCTTGGAGCCCGACCCGTTCGAGGCGCCCTTCCTCTGCCTGGTTGCGAGCGGCGGCCACACATTCCTCGCAAAGGTCACTGAACGCGAGGGCTACGAAGTGCTCGGCTCGACCGTCGACGACGCGGCGGGGGAGGCCTTCGACAAGGGCGCGCGGTTGCTTGGACTTGGCTACCCCGGCGGGGCTGCGCTCGACGCCCTCGCAAAGCATGGCAACCCGAAGGCCCACGACTTCCCGCGCAGCTATCCGGGCGAACTCGACTTCTCGTTCAGCGGCATCAAGACTTCGTTGCTCTACAGGCTCAGGGCATTGCCCGAGGGCGAGTTCGAGAACGCCAGGGCCGATTTCGCAGCCGGCTACCAGGCTGCGGTCGTCGAGATGCTCGTCAAGCGCGTGGAGAAGGCGATAACGGTCACGGGAATCAATCGCGTCGCAATCGGCGGGGGCGTCGCGGCAAACTCGCAGCTGCGCGATCAGATACGCGCTGTCGCGACCGACGTGAAGGTTCCGCCGCGCGAGTACTGCACCGACAATGCAGCGATGATCGGCGCCGCCGCACTGAACAGGCGCGAGGGCCCGCTGAGTGACTTTGCGGCATTGGACGCGTATCCCTCGGGTCAGCCGGCACCTTCCTGA
- a CDS encoding glutaredoxin family protein, with product MPARITIYGRPDCHLCDDAEALVADLVAGSGALIEVVNIEHDDELHKEMLEVIPVIELNGNRISKLIEYRGDRFAEAVREGLIN from the coding sequence ATGCCCGCGCGGATCACGATCTACGGCCGCCCTGACTGTCACCTCTGCGACGACGCCGAGGCGCTTGTTGCGGATCTTGTGGCCGGCAGCGGCGCGCTGATCGAAGTGGTCAACATCGAACACGACGATGAGCTGCACAAAGAAATGCTTGAAGTGATCCCGGTGATCGAGCTGAACGGCAACCGAATCTCCAAGCTGATCGAGTACCGAGGCGATCGCTTCGCCGAAGCCGTGCGCGAGGGCTTGATCAATTAG
- a CDS encoding redox-sensing transcriptional repressor Rex: MPPSQPKKTSASQAAPGLDGERLSLGVAARLSRYLQVLTQAKKMDKDKISSQELARFTHVNPTQIRRDLSGFGKFGKRGVGYNVDFLIEQIRAILHTAAKYNIALFGAGHLGKAIAGSEVFADHGFEIKAVFDNDAKKVGTLCGDKEVMPAADLRQTVIDEEIVVGVIAVPAVAAQPVADELVAAGVTIIFNYTDRLLDVPQEVTVHTSSPAVDLLYALYFYLA; encoded by the coding sequence ATGCCTCCTTCTCAGCCGAAAAAAACTTCAGCCAGTCAAGCCGCCCCAGGGCTCGATGGCGAACGGCTCTCGCTTGGCGTTGCGGCGCGGCTGTCGCGCTACCTCCAGGTTCTGACGCAGGCCAAAAAGATGGACAAGGACAAGATCAGCTCGCAGGAGCTGGCGCGATTCACCCATGTGAATCCCACGCAGATCCGCCGCGACCTCTCGGGCTTCGGCAAGTTCGGCAAACGCGGGGTTGGCTACAACGTTGATTTTCTGATCGAGCAGATCCGCGCGATCCTCCACACCGCCGCGAAGTACAACATCGCGCTATTTGGAGCCGGACACCTCGGCAAGGCGATCGCCGGATCCGAAGTCTTCGCCGACCACGGCTTCGAGATCAAGGCCGTTTTCGACAACGACGCCAAGAAGGTCGGCACGCTGTGCGGGGACAAGGAGGTGATGCCCGCGGCGGACCTGCGCCAGACCGTGATCGACGAGGAAATCGTCGTCGGCGTCATCGCAGTGCCCGCCGTCGCGGCACAGCCCGTCGCGGATGAGCTCGTTGCTGCAGGCGTGACGATCATCTTCAACTACACCGACCGCCTGCTGGATGTGCCGCAGGAAGTCACCGTGCACACGTCGAGCCCGGCCGTCGACCTGCTCTACGCGCTCTACTTCTATCTGGCCTAG
- a CDS encoding YbdK family carboxylate-amine ligase — protein MSLDLIKAREVFEQSTDFTVGLEEEFQILDPQSLELVPRYEELRSAAQEDDDLAVSVAGELISSEIEIRSGRGENFPHAVALQESFRSKLFGVAEGQGVKLGSIGAHPFSPWQDQKIIDTEHYRLVEDGLKYVAWRNNTFSLHVHVGVRGADRAIAVCDRVRELLPELLAISASSPFVDGRDSGLATARTQLFTRMFPRCGIPEPFVDWNGYAGFVDFLKDVNSVVESTQLWWSVRPHHSYGTVEVRICDAQPTAEGSTALAGLITACVAQAARDYDEGVPFTPRPGRELEENFWRAIRFGLDGKLIDFEARTEYSAAEVTDRLLQWTAPVRTELGIEPQFSERNVAQVLRDQLAAGQSLRQVFAAAVEETQASFSRSAAPGLPHFGRAAG, from the coding sequence ATGTCGCTGGACCTGATCAAAGCGCGCGAGGTATTCGAGCAGTCAACTGACTTCACCGTCGGTCTGGAAGAAGAATTCCAGATTCTCGATCCGCAGTCGCTCGAGCTCGTTCCGCGCTACGAAGAGCTTCGCTCAGCAGCGCAGGAAGACGATGACCTCGCAGTCTCCGTCGCCGGCGAGTTGATCTCATCGGAGATCGAGATCCGATCCGGTCGTGGCGAGAACTTCCCGCACGCCGTCGCGCTGCAGGAGTCCTTCCGGTCCAAGCTCTTTGGCGTGGCAGAAGGCCAGGGCGTGAAGCTCGGCTCGATCGGAGCACACCCGTTCAGCCCGTGGCAGGATCAGAAGATCATCGACACGGAGCATTACCGCCTCGTCGAGGATGGCCTCAAGTACGTCGCGTGGCGCAATAACACCTTCAGCCTGCACGTACATGTGGGCGTGCGCGGCGCCGATCGCGCGATCGCCGTGTGTGACCGCGTTCGCGAGCTGTTGCCCGAGCTGCTGGCGATCTCAGCTTCTTCGCCGTTTGTCGACGGCCGTGACAGCGGACTCGCGACGGCCCGCACTCAGCTCTTTACGCGGATGTTTCCGCGCTGCGGCATCCCGGAGCCCTTCGTCGATTGGAACGGGTACGCCGGTTTCGTCGACTTCCTCAAAGACGTCAACTCCGTCGTCGAATCAACGCAGCTCTGGTGGTCAGTGCGACCGCACCACAGTTACGGAACCGTCGAGGTACGAATTTGCGACGCGCAGCCGACGGCCGAGGGCTCGACGGCGCTCGCAGGACTGATCACTGCCTGCGTCGCGCAGGCGGCACGCGACTACGACGAGGGCGTGCCCTTCACGCCGCGACCGGGCCGCGAGCTCGAGGAGAATTTCTGGCGCGCAATTCGCTTCGGCCTCGACGGCAAGCTGATCGATTTCGAGGCCCGCACCGAGTATTCGGCCGCCGAAGTGACCGATCGCCTGCTCCAGTGGACGGCGCCGGTTCGCACCGAACTAGGGATCGAGCCGCAGTTTTCTGAGCGCAATGTTGCGCAGGTTCTTCGCGACCAACTCGCCGCTGGCCAGAGCCTGCGTCAGGTATTTGCCGCCGCCGTCGAAGAGACGCAGGCGAGCTTCAGCCGCAGCGCCGCGCCCGGACTACCGCATTTCGGCCGGGCTGCTGGCTAG
- a CDS encoding sodium-translocating pyrophosphatase, which produces MNENGVVVALISALVAVVYGILNTRSLLKLSPGNEKMQDISKAIQEGASAYLNRQYSSIAIVGIIVAAILALIPDLGPSVAIGFIIGGVSSAAAGYIGMNVSVRMNARVAESARGGISPALDTAFRGGAVTGMLVVGLALFGVAAYYGILTWLFDFSTRDAIDALVGLGFGGSLISVFARLGGGIFTKGADVGADIVGKIEAGIPEDDPRNPAVIADNVGDNVGDCAGMAADLFETYAVTLVAVMLIGVLTFSVDENAPRAALYPLVLGGVSILASVIGSFFVRTKSGNVEGALYKGVAVAGVIAAAAFYPVTNWMMGDIAVLSTITEPVPSVFALWVCTLVGLAVTGLIFVLTDYYTSTRFKPVKSIAEASQTGHATNIIAGLAVGFRSTAAPALVFVIGIIASYNVAGGGDVGIYGIGVAVMAMLSLCGLIVALDAFGPITDNAGGIAEMADMPEEVRAVTDPLDAVGNTTKAVTKGYAIGSAVLAAIVLFAAVKAELPTASADISFAIDNPSVLSGLLIGGVMVYLFVAFAMQAVGRAGGAVVEEVRRQFKENPGIMDGSVKPEYGQCVDIVTKAAQREMIIPALIPIIGTGIVGVFAAIWKVNGLLMLGGLLMGVIVVGLFVAISMTNGGGAWDNAKKLIEDGAYGGKGSTAHESSITGDTVGDPYKDTAGPAINPMIKVANIVALLIIPLIT; this is translated from the coding sequence CTGAATGAAAATGGGGTCGTCGTTGCGCTGATCAGCGCGCTCGTCGCCGTTGTTTACGGGATTTTGAACACGCGTTCGCTGCTCAAACTCTCTCCGGGCAACGAGAAGATGCAGGACATTTCCAAGGCGATCCAAGAGGGCGCCAGCGCCTATCTCAACCGGCAGTACTCATCAATTGCGATCGTCGGCATCATCGTCGCTGCGATTCTCGCGCTGATTCCGGATCTCGGCCCTTCGGTCGCGATCGGTTTCATCATCGGCGGTGTTTCGTCGGCCGCGGCCGGGTACATCGGTATGAATGTCTCGGTGCGCATGAACGCCCGCGTGGCCGAATCCGCGCGCGGTGGCATCAGTCCGGCGCTCGACACCGCATTCCGCGGTGGCGCCGTGACCGGAATGCTCGTCGTCGGGCTCGCCCTCTTCGGAGTGGCCGCCTACTACGGCATCCTGACCTGGCTGTTCGACTTCTCCACTCGTGATGCGATCGACGCACTCGTCGGTCTCGGATTTGGTGGATCGCTGATCTCCGTGTTTGCACGACTGGGCGGCGGAATCTTCACCAAGGGTGCCGACGTCGGCGCTGACATCGTCGGCAAGATCGAGGCCGGCATCCCCGAGGACGACCCGCGCAACCCGGCCGTGATCGCCGACAACGTTGGAGACAACGTCGGAGACTGCGCCGGCATGGCCGCTGACCTGTTCGAGACCTACGCGGTCACGCTCGTCGCAGTCATGCTGATCGGGGTCCTGACCTTCTCGGTCGACGAGAACGCTCCGCGTGCTGCGCTCTACCCGCTGGTCCTTGGTGGCGTTTCGATTCTCGCCTCCGTGATCGGTTCGTTCTTCGTGCGCACCAAGAGCGGAAACGTCGAAGGCGCGCTCTACAAGGGCGTCGCAGTCGCAGGCGTCATCGCCGCTGCAGCGTTCTACCCGGTGACCAACTGGATGATGGGCGACATCGCCGTCCTCTCGACGATCACCGAACCAGTCCCCTCCGTGTTTGCGCTCTGGGTCTGCACGCTCGTCGGGCTCGCAGTAACCGGCCTGATCTTCGTGCTCACCGATTACTACACCTCGACGCGCTTCAAGCCGGTCAAGAGCATCGCTGAGGCATCACAGACCGGTCATGCAACCAACATCATCGCTGGCCTCGCAGTTGGTTTCCGTTCGACGGCCGCTCCGGCGCTCGTGTTCGTGATCGGGATTATCGCCAGCTACAACGTCGCTGGTGGCGGAGATGTCGGAATCTACGGAATCGGCGTCGCCGTCATGGCAATGCTCTCGCTCTGCGGACTGATCGTCGCGCTCGACGCGTTCGGTCCGATCACCGACAACGCCGGTGGAATCGCCGAGATGGCAGACATGCCCGAAGAAGTTCGCGCCGTCACCGACCCGCTTGACGCCGTGGGTAACACCACCAAAGCCGTCACGAAGGGCTACGCAATCGGTTCAGCAGTTCTGGCCGCGATTGTGCTGTTCGCAGCCGTCAAGGCCGAACTTCCGACCGCGAGCGCGGACATCTCGTTCGCGATCGACAACCCGTCAGTCCTTTCCGGTCTTCTGATCGGTGGCGTCATGGTCTATCTGTTCGTCGCATTCGCGATGCAGGCAGTCGGCCGCGCCGGTGGCGCAGTCGTCGAGGAAGTCCGTCGCCAGTTCAAGGAGAACCCCGGCATCATGGATGGCTCGGTCAAGCCCGAGTATGGCCAGTGCGTCGACATCGTCACCAAGGCCGCTCAGCGGGAGATGATCATCCCGGCGCTGATCCCGATCATCGGAACCGGCATCGTCGGCGTGTTCGCCGCGATCTGGAAGGTCAATGGACTGTTGATGCTCGGTGGCCTGCTGATGGGCGTGATCGTCGTCGGTCTGTTTGTCGCGATCTCCATGACCAATGGTGGTGGAGCCTGGGACAACGCCAAGAAGTTGATCGAAGATGGTGCATACGGCGGCAAGGGTTCAACCGCCCACGAGTCATCGATCACCGGTGACACCGTCGGTGACCCGTACAAGGACACCGCCGGCCCGGCGATCAACCCGATGATCAAGGTGGCGAACATCGTCGCGCTGCTTATCATTCCGCTGATCACCTGA
- a CDS encoding universal stress protein, giving the protein MAERRPKTHSLERVLGTGALFSTAYGNVGSSIYYALGLVAAFAAGMTPLVFVITGIIFFFTAATYIEGTTMFPEAGGSSSFARHAFNEFWSFFAAWAQMLNYIITAAISAYFVPHYLGVFWEPLKEAPWDIVFGIGVLVVLGMLNIFGAEESANVNIVLSLVDFATQVLLVILGLFLVFNADLLIGQVDFGTAPTVENFLIAIPVGMVAYTGIETISNLAEEAKDYEKTVPAAAKLVVAAVFAIYLFLPAIALSAMPVNAAGATELGTTYAGDPVLGIVKNMGLGSFENAVEIYVGILAATILFIATNAGIIGVSRLTYSMGQYRQVPQALRSLHPKFKTPYIAIIVFGTIACLVIVPGQAEFLAKLYAFGALLSFTIAHVSVIKMRLDLPIRQRPWLGPLNVQFRDRSWPLFAFIGGAGTFIAWVVVTALNPSTLVFGVFWMVAGVLFYVFYRRSQGLGLTVTNKIVAPKTIVDHDVEYDSVLVVFEDGIYSQEAVRTAVKMATRRRRGIHVLVTINVPANAPIAAVLPTAESKAASVIERARVLGGRRVTGHWVKVRSGEAGSRIVHEANEINARAIVFPLKPDLSGSLFSPAVQKVLAARPCRVILTSDSAEKSAPVR; this is encoded by the coding sequence ATGGCAGAGCGCCGACCAAAGACCCATTCGCTCGAACGCGTCCTCGGCACTGGCGCGCTCTTCAGCACCGCCTACGGGAACGTCGGCAGCTCGATCTACTACGCGTTGGGCCTGGTCGCGGCCTTCGCCGCCGGCATGACCCCGCTCGTCTTCGTGATCACGGGCATCATTTTCTTCTTCACCGCCGCGACGTACATCGAGGGCACAACGATGTTCCCGGAGGCCGGCGGCTCGAGCTCTTTCGCGCGCCATGCCTTCAACGAGTTCTGGTCGTTCTTCGCTGCTTGGGCCCAGATGCTCAACTACATCATCACGGCAGCGATCAGCGCGTATTTCGTGCCGCACTACCTCGGCGTCTTCTGGGAGCCGCTGAAAGAAGCCCCGTGGGACATTGTCTTCGGCATCGGTGTGCTCGTCGTGCTGGGCATGCTGAACATCTTCGGGGCCGAGGAGTCGGCGAACGTCAACATCGTGCTTTCGCTCGTGGACTTCGCTACGCAGGTGCTGCTCGTGATCCTCGGCCTTTTCCTTGTCTTCAACGCAGACCTGCTGATCGGTCAGGTCGATTTCGGCACTGCGCCAACCGTCGAGAATTTCCTCATCGCAATCCCAGTCGGGATGGTTGCCTATACGGGCATTGAGACGATCTCCAACCTGGCCGAGGAGGCCAAGGACTATGAGAAGACCGTGCCAGCCGCCGCGAAGCTCGTCGTCGCAGCAGTGTTCGCGATCTACCTCTTTCTGCCGGCGATCGCGCTCAGCGCGATGCCCGTCAACGCAGCAGGAGCGACCGAGCTGGGAACGACATATGCCGGTGACCCCGTGCTCGGCATCGTCAAGAACATGGGACTCGGCTCATTCGAAAACGCAGTCGAGATCTACGTCGGAATTCTCGCGGCGACGATTCTGTTCATCGCGACCAACGCCGGCATCATCGGTGTCTCGCGACTGACCTACAGCATGGGGCAGTATCGGCAGGTGCCTCAAGCGCTGCGCTCGCTGCACCCCAAGTTCAAGACGCCGTACATCGCGATCATCGTCTTTGGCACTATCGCCTGCCTAGTGATAGTTCCCGGGCAGGCCGAGTTCCTCGCGAAGCTCTATGCCTTCGGCGCGCTGCTGAGTTTCACGATCGCGCACGTATCGGTGATCAAGATGCGGCTCGACCTGCCGATCCGGCAGAGGCCGTGGCTCGGGCCGCTCAACGTGCAGTTCCGCGACAGGTCCTGGCCGCTCTTCGCTTTCATCGGCGGTGCGGGAACGTTCATCGCCTGGGTCGTCGTGACCGCGCTGAATCCGTCAACACTCGTTTTCGGCGTTTTCTGGATGGTCGCGGGAGTGCTCTTCTACGTCTTCTACCGCCGTAGCCAAGGGCTGGGTCTGACGGTCACCAACAAAATCGTCGCGCCGAAAACAATCGTCGACCACGACGTCGAATACGACTCAGTTCTCGTCGTCTTCGAAGACGGAATCTATTCGCAGGAGGCCGTGCGAACGGCCGTCAAGATGGCGACGCGCCGCCGGCGTGGGATTCACGTCCTGGTGACGATAAACGTCCCGGCAAACGCGCCGATCGCTGCGGTGCTTCCGACGGCCGAATCAAAGGCAGCGTCCGTGATCGAGCGTGCGCGTGTGTTGGGCGGGCGCCGCGTCACCGGTCACTGGGTGAAGGTGCGTTCCGGCGAGGCCGGCAGCCGCATCGTGCACGAAGCCAATGAGATCAACGCCCGCGCGATCGTCTTCCCGCTCAAGCCAGACCTGTCGGGGTCGCTGTTCTCGCCTGCCGTGCAGAAGGTCCTGGCCGCGCGTCCGTGCCGAGTGATTCTTACGTCTGATTCCGCAGAGAAGTCTGCGCCGGTGCGATGA
- a CDS encoding universal stress protein — translation MFRRVTNLVRFGPMSTIGAGALFMVVYIAAASSLYFGLGLIAEQSLGLTPVVMVLGGVFFVFTFMSYVEGSSLHIERGGASSFARYAFDEFVSFIAGWAILLDYAIVLALVAATVPNYLAVFWGGFDSRAGEMLIPVALILVMTWSNIRGVSAQTLRRRLPLGWIDLIVLLTIIVIGLFVLWNPSVLTDRWDHGGAPTWHSLFIALILSTVAGTGIESASGLAGEIKIGRRELRSVVWSSTSSTITIFTGISVIALMADPLIGGPGASSTSIATQYVESPVVGVVRGFDPSWLASALAYVVGVVAVVTLVQASRIYVLGPMRVTYALATNRQVPSAIGRLHPKHGTPYVAATAVALVSSGLALLDNPELLIAIFAFGALLTFSIANLSIIRLRFSEPDAARAYRVPFSIPIGKGSIPLPSLVALLGSVGAFIGVIALRPTATIVGGTWLALGIALYVTYRKTQDKPLRGRVTIPEEDLKRRSARDTAKEGFGSILVPVFGGVLDDDIIGTAGRLAMEEGDDEEGAMIEALHVIEIPMSQPIDAPVPVERLTRARKILARAKEVGEEYQGVEVATATVRARSTGEAIVKEASRRGVEVIVLAAERPSRIRGGPLLGGVEPRAAEFIGKVTEYVARKAPCRVILTAPPETDVEALATSIAANPHVSEDFAKQEAERLARMKGVTEEHSAIDPGVAHPTDAARPHEQEADHRAVADDEDPDDFIDTIA, via the coding sequence ATGTTTCGCCGAGTGACAAATCTCGTTCGCTTCGGGCCGATGTCGACGATCGGCGCGGGTGCGCTGTTCATGGTCGTCTACATCGCCGCGGCGTCATCGCTGTATTTCGGGCTGGGGCTGATTGCGGAGCAGAGCCTGGGTCTAACGCCGGTGGTGATGGTGCTCGGCGGCGTCTTCTTCGTTTTCACCTTCATGTCGTACGTCGAGGGCTCCTCGCTGCACATCGAGCGGGGCGGCGCCTCCTCGTTTGCGCGCTACGCCTTCGACGAGTTCGTCAGCTTCATCGCGGGCTGGGCGATCCTGCTCGACTACGCGATCGTCCTTGCCCTGGTCGCGGCGACGGTGCCGAACTACCTCGCTGTTTTCTGGGGCGGGTTCGACAGCCGCGCGGGCGAGATGCTCATCCCTGTCGCGTTGATCCTCGTGATGACGTGGTCGAACATCCGTGGCGTCAGCGCGCAGACGCTGCGCCGTCGGCTGCCGCTTGGCTGGATCGACCTGATCGTCCTGCTGACGATCATCGTCATCGGTCTGTTTGTGCTCTGGAATCCCTCGGTGCTGACAGACCGTTGGGACCACGGCGGCGCGCCGACCTGGCACAGCCTGTTCATCGCTCTGATCCTCTCCACGGTCGCCGGCACCGGCATCGAGTCGGCATCTGGGCTCGCAGGGGAGATCAAAATCGGTCGCCGCGAGCTGAGGTCGGTCGTCTGGTCGAGTACGTCTTCGACGATCACGATCTTCACGGGCATCTCTGTCATCGCACTGATGGCAGATCCATTGATCGGTGGGCCCGGCGCGTCATCGACGTCGATAGCTACGCAGTATGTGGAGAGCCCGGTCGTTGGCGTTGTCCGCGGTTTCGATCCTTCGTGGCTTGCGAGTGCTTTGGCGTATGTGGTCGGCGTCGTCGCCGTTGTCACGCTGGTCCAGGCATCGCGCATCTACGTGCTCGGACCGATGCGCGTGACATACGCGCTTGCAACCAACCGCCAGGTGCCGAGCGCGATCGGCCGACTGCACCCCAAGCATGGAACCCCGTACGTCGCCGCCACCGCAGTTGCGCTGGTTTCGAGCGGCCTCGCGCTGCTCGACAACCCCGAGCTGCTGATCGCGATCTTCGCGTTTGGCGCGCTGCTGACGTTCTCGATCGCAAACCTCTCGATCATCCGCCTGCGCTTCTCTGAACCAGACGCCGCGCGTGCTTACCGTGTGCCGTTCTCGATCCCGATCGGCAAGGGCTCGATCCCGTTGCCGTCCCTTGTCGCGCTGCTCGGCTCGGTCGGCGCGTTCATCGGCGTGATCGCCCTGCGCCCGACGGCGACGATCGTCGGCGGTACCTGGCTGGCGCTCGGCATCGCTCTTTATGTGACCTACCGCAAAACGCAGGACAAGCCGTTGCGCGGACGAGTCACGATCCCCGAGGAAGACCTCAAGCGCCGCTCGGCGCGCGACACGGCCAAGGAAGGTTTCGGATCGATCCTCGTTCCGGTCTTCGGCGGCGTGCTCGACGACGACATCATCGGCACCGCGGGCCGCTTGGCGATGGAAGAGGGCGACGACGAGGAGGGCGCGATGATCGAGGCGCTGCACGTCATCGAGATCCCGATGTCGCAACCGATCGACGCGCCGGTCCCGGTCGAGCGCCTGACCCGCGCGCGGAAGATCCTTGCTCGCGCCAAGGAGGTCGGCGAGGAGTACCAGGGCGTTGAAGTGGCGACTGCAACTGTTCGCGCACGTTCGACCGGCGAAGCGATCGTCAAGGAAGCCTCGCGGCGCGGGGTGGAGGTGATTGTGCTGGCGGCGGAGCGCCCGTCGCGCATCCGCGGTGGACCACTTTTGGGCGGGGTCGAGCCCCGCGCGGCCGAGTTCATCGGAAAGGTCACCGAGTACGTGGCGCGCAAGGCGCCCTGCCGCGTGATCCTGACTGCGCCGCCCGAGACCGACGTTGAGGCGCTCGCGACTTCGATCGCTGCCAACCCGCACGTCTCCGAGGACTTCGCAAAGCAAGAGGCAGAGCGGCTCGCGCGCATGAAGGGTGTCACCGAGGAGCACAGCGCGATCGACCCGGGCGTTGCCCACCCGACCGATGCGGCGCGCCCGCACGAGCAAGAGGCCGATCACCGCGCGGTGGCTGACGATGAGGATCCGGACGACTTCATTGACACGATTGCATGA
- a CDS encoding TrkA family potassium uptake protein, which produces MFVLIVGCGRAGSALAKNLLEDGHTVSVLDESAESHRLLDVGLETNWEDEGGMFTVGTALEIDALVEAGIERADAFVAGTNGDNTNLVIAQIAQKKFNVPKVVVRVLDPRRATWYSEQGLHTICPTQAGIEMLTAAVRGETEVVLTEQI; this is translated from the coding sequence ATGTTCGTATTGATCGTTGGCTGTGGGCGCGCGGGAAGCGCATTGGCAAAGAATCTGCTCGAGGACGGTCACACCGTTTCGGTGCTCGACGAGAGCGCTGAGTCGCACCGTCTTCTGGATGTTGGTCTTGAGACCAACTGGGAGGACGAGGGCGGGATGTTCACCGTCGGAACAGCACTGGAGATCGACGCGCTGGTCGAGGCCGGCATCGAGCGCGCCGACGCATTCGTGGCCGGCACCAACGGCGACAACACGAACCTTGTGATCGCGCAGATCGCACAGAAGAAGTTCAACGTCCCCAAGGTCGTCGTCCGCGTGCTCGACCCGCGCCGCGCCACCTGGTACTCCGAGCAGGGTCTGCACACGATCTGTCCGACCCAGGCCGGCATCGAGATGCTCACGGCCGCAGTCCGCGGTGAAACCGAAGTCGTACTCACGGAGCAGATCTAG